The genome window TCCTGCGTTTTGGCCTGGCAGAATAATTTATCACTCCATCTTTTATAAACCGGCTGTTGGGAAGGGTTACCAGAGCCTGGTCGAACCTGCGAATACGGGTTGACCGAAAACCGATCTCTTCCACCGTTCCCTCGAAATCCGCAATTTCTATCCAGTCACCTATGCGAAACGGCCGGTCTGAAAAGACGGTAAAGGACCCGAACAGGTTGCTTACCGTATCCTGGGCAGCCAGGGCAAAGGCCAGGCCTCCGATCCCCAGTCCTGCCAGGAGCGAGGTTATATCATAGCCAAAATTGCGGACAATGAATAGGATACCAAGAACCAGCACAAAGATGCGGAGAGTTTTAACAATCATTGGAGCAAGCTGATCATCGAGTCTGCTGTCACTTTTTTCAGCGAATCTTAAGATAATATATCCAACGACATCTATCAGTTTGAATACTAGATATAGCAGTAAAAATGAAACAGCCAGGATATATGCATTATTAGTAATCAGGCTGACACTCACAAAACCTATTTGATCTGGTAATTGCAGGGACAGAATCCCAATATACAAACCCTGCAGTAAAATAAAATAACTAATAGGTGTTTTAACAGTCTTTATTATAAAATCATCAATATCAGTTTTTGTGCTTTTTGTGATTACAGTTATTTTTTTCTCTAAAATATATAGAAAAATTGACCTGATAAGAAATGTCAGGAATATTATTATGAAGAATAATCCCAGCTTTTCAATAGGAACACCTAATATTTCCGCATTCAAGATGTCTGAGATTGTTGCCATACCACTATTCTGTTAAGAGTTGTATCGGTATTTAAAAGTTATTGTGAACGAGATTGCCAATAATTTGGAATTATATAAATCTGAGAGGTAATATCTGATAGTAATCCTTTTTAGTCAATCTGACTATTAACCACCCATAATGACAGGTGCAATAGCATTAATATCCTCAGGTCTGGACTCCACGGTAGCATTCAAGAAGGCGTTTGATACTTTTGATCAGGTGATCTGCATTACCTTTGACTACGGCCAGCGGGCCGCACCAAGAGAAATTGAAAATGCCACAGCCATCTGCAAAAAATACAAATGTGAGCACCATGTGATCCAATTGCCCTGGTATAGAACCTTCAGTGGGAGCCTGACCGGTACTGAAAACCTGCCTGAACCTTCAATGCCAGACCTGGACGATCTGGAAAAGTGCCTGGATACTGCCCGCAGTGTTTGGGTCCCGGCCCGCAACATGGTTTTTTTATCAATCGCCTCCTCCTTTGCAGAAGCACACAATTACGGGCATATCGTAGTGGGATTTGATGCTGAGGAAGGTGTCACCTTCCCTGATAATACTCCTGAATTCATACATCTGTTTGACAAAGTTTTGGAATACGGCACCATGAACCATCCTACAATTTTTGCGCCCCTTGTTGATCTTGATAAAGAGGATATTGTAAGATTGGGACTTGAAATTCAGGCACCCATGGAATATTCCTGGTCATGTTATACCTCTGATCCAGTTCCATGCGGGGTATGCGAATCCTGTATGAGACGAAAACGCGCATTTTCAAGGGCTGGAACATCTGACCCCCTCCTGGCAAGACTGGGCAAATCTTAATGCCCTCATTGACGGTTATAGAGTTGAAATGAGCCTGGACGAAGAAATCAAAGATATTGAGGATGAGATCCGCAAAACTTCTTACAATAAAGCCACATCCCACCATATTGGCAGACTGAAAGCCAAACTTGCCAGATTAAAAGAAGATGTACAAAAAAGGGCTAGCTCCAAAGGTGGAGGCGACGGCTACTCTGTCAAGAAATCCGGGGATGCCACTGTTGTACTTGTGGGTTACCCATCAGTGGGTAAATCCACGATATTGAACAGATTAACAGATGCCAAGTCTGCGGTAGCAGCCTACGAATTTACCACGCTTGATGTAATACCTGGAACGCTTCTGCACAACCATGCCACCATCCAGATACTGGACGTGCCCGGATTGGTAAAGGGGGCAGCTTCAGGTCGGGGCAGGGGAAAAGAGGTCATATCTGTGGTCAGAAACGCAGACCTTGTGGCATTTATAATAGATGTATTCAATACCAACCACCTGGTTACCCTTGAGAAAGAACTATATGATGCTGGTATCAGGATCAATACCAGAAGACCTGATGCCAGAGTTCTAAGAAAATTCCGGGGCGGGGTCAATATTAATTCTACTGTTGAACTGGAATTTGATGAGAGTATTATAATCTCCATACTTAGAGAATATAAGATCCATAATGCTGAAGTGCTCATCCGGGAACCTATCGACATTGACGAGTTCATTGATGCACTGCTGGGCAACAGGAAATATATCAATGCCATAACAATCATCAATAAGATGGATCTGGTGGATGATAAATTCAAGTCAGATATCAGAACCACGTTTCCGGATGCGTTCTTGATCTCAGCTAATGAGGATGAGAATCTGGATACGTTGAAGGATGCCATTTTTGAAGAGCTCGATTTCATCCGTATTTATATGAAACCCCAAGGTGAGCCAGCTGATATGGATGAGCCTATGATAGTACAAAACGGTGTAAATGTGGGTGATATCTGTGATAAAATACACCGGGATTTCAGGCGCAGGTTCAGGTATGCCC of Methanosarcinales archaeon contains these proteins:
- a CDS encoding mechanosensitive ion channel family protein; amino-acid sequence: MATISDILNAEILGVPIEKLGLFFIIIFLTFLIRSIFLYILEKKITVITKSTKTDIDDFIIKTVKTPISYFILLQGLYIGILSLQLPDQIGFVSVSLITNNAYILAVSFLLLYLVFKLIDVVGYIILRFAEKSDSRLDDQLAPMIVKTLRIFVLVLGILFIVRNFGYDITSLLAGLGIGGLAFALAAQDTVSNLFGSFTVFSDRPFRIGDWIEIADFEGTVEEIGFRSTRIRRFDQALVTLPNSRFIKDGVINYSARPKRRINFTLGVTYGTTATQMTRVVDGIKQIIQDDPRFDHNFNIVRFTDFGAYSLDIFIYCFTRTTVWDEHLQIKEDFNLKIMYLLEELGVDVAFPSQTVYLDKT
- the queC gene encoding 7-cyano-7-deazaguanine synthase QueC — translated: MTGAIALISSGLDSTVAFKKAFDTFDQVICITFDYGQRAAPREIENATAICKKYKCEHHVIQLPWYRTFSGSLTGTENLPEPSMPDLDDLEKCLDTARSVWVPARNMVFLSIASSFAEAHNYGHIVVGFDAEEGVTFPDNTPEFIHLFDKVLEYGTMNHPTIFAPLVDLDKEDIVRLGLEIQAPMEYSWSCYTSDPVPCGVCESCMRRKRAFSRAGTSDPLLARLGKS
- a CDS encoding GTP-binding protein: MSLDEEIKDIEDEIRKTSYNKATSHHIGRLKAKLARLKEDVQKRASSKGGGDGYSVKKSGDATVVLVGYPSVGKSTILNRLTDAKSAVAAYEFTTLDVIPGTLLHNHATIQILDVPGLVKGAASGRGRGKEVISVVRNADLVAFIIDVFNTNHLVTLEKELYDAGIRINTRRPDARVLRKFRGGVNINSTVELEFDESIIISILREYKIHNAEVLIREPIDIDEFIDALLGNRKYINAITIINKMDLVDDKFKSDIRTTFPDAFLISANEDENLDTLKDAIFEELDFIRIYMKPQGEPADMDEPMIVQNGVNVGDICDKIHRDFRRRFRYAQVWGKSAKHEGQRAGLEHTLMDDDILTIITQK